In Eubalaena glacialis isolate mEubGla1 chromosome 12, mEubGla1.1.hap2.+ XY, whole genome shotgun sequence, the sequence acagaagaggACCATGAAAAGGATCCCACGATGTATCCAGAAATGGAattagaaagtgaaaaagaaaataaagatcagaacCAATCTAAACCTAAGCATGATGGGCAACGGTGGATTCGGGAGGATGGGCTCATGAAAATCTACCTGCTGCAGCTGCTGGCAAGGACCGTGTTTGAGGTGGGTTTTCCGATAGGGCAGTGCTTTCTGTATGGCTTCCAAGTCCACCCATTTTATGTGTGCAGCAGACTTCCTTGCCCTCTTAAGATAGACTGCTTTATTTCTAGACCCACTGAAAAAACCATCTTTCTTCTGATAATGTATGGTGTTACAGGCCTTTGCCTATTGCCTAACATTTGGGAGATGCTTCATTTAGGATTTGGGACAATTCGAGACTCACTAAACAGTAAAAGGAGGGAACTGGAAGATCCGGCTGCTTATAATTATCCTTTCACTTGGAATACACCATCTGCTCCCCCTGGCTACAACATTGCCATCAAACCAAATCAAATCCAGTACACCAAACTGTCCAGCAACACTAAGATTGCCCACAAGCAAAATAAGGCCAACATCGCCCAGGAACAACAGTACGGCAGCCATGAGGACAACCTCCCAGCTGACCTGGAGACTCTGCAGAGGTAAATCAAAATGGCTCAGGAACGCCTGGATCTGGCAATCCAGGCCTACAATCACCAAAATAACCCCCACGATCCccgggaaaaaaaagcaaaagtggaGTCCAAAGCTGGGtccaacaaaagcagttctagtaGCAAATCAGGGGATGGGAAGACCTCCGTCtgaatttaattttggctgtgcttAAAACTTGTGCTTTTCATAGTTCATGGTAAGCAGCGGCTCACTGAATAATGACTTCCATTGAGTAAACATTTGGCTCTGGTTATTTTCAGGGATGCTGTTGGCTCATGACCAAGCTCAGGGGACTCTGAAGCTGGGGCTGGGACAAGGGGAAGAGAACGGGGAACACAGTGTTCCTGGACACATGTTCCAGCAATACAGTTGCAGAATTTTACATTTGTGTCTTCCAGATCTGGAAAAGAACAGGTATATTTAAATCATTCTTGTTGAACAGTTTGATTATGTACAGTAttatggtactttttttttttttagtatgagaactttttttatattattacattGGACCACTGTAGTTATACTTTtatattaaaggggaaaaaaatccttaagataaaaaaaaaagcctcgcTTTTTTGTGGCCCTAAAGCTTTGTAACTATGGCCAATAGATAAAAGTTGCAGGGGCAatatttatatatcaatataaGGAAGGACAcgcttttttaaattgaatagaTTTAACATACAACATTGTGCAAATTTAAGGTATATGATATgctaatttgatacatttatatattgtaatatgattgccattgtagcaaTATTTAGCACCTCTATCATGTTACATAATTATTCCTTCTTTTTAGTGGATGGGATAGTTAAGTtttagtctcttagcaagtttgatgattGTAGTACACCattgttgtctatattcattatACTGTGCTTTAGATCTCTACAGCttattttctagtttgttttCCGGAGAAACATCAATCTTAtccccctgtcccccaccccctggtATCTACCACgttactgtttgttttttatgagtttgacttttttagattccacacttaagtgatatcatagagtacttgcctttctctatctgacttaatctcacttagcataatgtgctcaaaGTTCgtccatgctgtcacaaatgcCAGCAGGATACCCTCTTTCCTCAtgtctaaataatattccattgtgtatgtgtgtatatatatatatatatatatatatatatatatatatatatatacacacacacatacatacacacacacatacatacccatgcaaatatacacacacacacatacatatatcacatctttttctTAACAAAATAC encodes:
- the LOC133102620 gene encoding LOW QUALITY PROTEIN: gap junction gamma-1 protein-like (The sequence of the model RefSeq protein was modified relative to this genomic sequence to represent the inferred CDS: deleted 1 base in 1 codon; substituted 1 base at 1 genomic stop codon), with product MAAKVMTAQQTTETVVLTLKEVLGATCGSQRQERLRPWLETKAKAMAGGGGGPGGPRQPRESGKLKFWITGQTNSVTTSRSFLTCLPEEIHNHSTFVRKIWLTVFIFFRIVLTAVEGQSIYYDKQSKFVCNIEQPGCENVCYDALAPLSHMRFWVFQIILVATPSVMYLGYASHKVAKMEHGEADKKADRSKPYAMHWKQHQALEETEEDHEKDPTMYPEMELESEKENKDQNQSKPKHDGQRWIREDGLMKIYLLQLLARTVFEVGFPIGQCFLYGFQVHPFYVCSRLPCPLKIDCFISRPTEKTIFLLIMYGVTGLCLLPNIWEMLHLGFGTIRDSLNSKRRELEDPAAYNYPFTWNTPSAPPGYNIAIKPNQIQYTKLSSNTKIAHKQNKANIAQEQQYGSHEDNLPADLETLQRXIKMAQERLDLAIQAYNHQNNPHDPREKKAKVESKAGSNKSSSSSKSGDGKTSV